Proteins found in one Balaenoptera musculus isolate JJ_BM4_2016_0621 chromosome 4, mBalMus1.pri.v3, whole genome shotgun sequence genomic segment:
- the SIDT1 gene encoding SID1 transmembrane family member 1 isoform X4, protein MSSSNGRQPCQSDTDSSVEESDFDTMPDIESDKNVIRTKMFLYLSDLSRKDRRIVSKKYNIYFWNIVTIAVFYALPVIQLVITYQTIVNVTGNQDICYYNFLCAHPWGVLSAFNNILSNLGHMLLGCLFLLIVLRRDILHRRALEAKDIFAMEYGIPKHFGLFYAMGIALMTEGVLSACYHVCPNYSNFQFDTSFMYIIAGLCMLKLYQTRHPDINASAYAAYISFALVITLTVLGVVFGKNDLWLFWVIFSAIHILASLALSTQIYYMGRFKIDVSDTDLGIFRRAAMVFYTDCIQQCSRPLYMDRMVLLIMGNLVNWSFALFGLVYRPRDFASYMLGIFICNLLLYLAFYIIMKLRSSEKILLIPLFCIVATAVVWAAALYFFFQNLSSWEGTPAESREKNRECILLDFFDDHDIWHFLSATALFFSFLVLLTLDDDLDVVRRDQIPVF, encoded by the exons ATGTCCTCCTCCAATGGCAGACAGCCGTGCCAGTCAGACACGGACAGCTCCGTGGAGGAGAGTGACTTCGACACCATGCCAGACATTGAGAGCGATAAGAACGTCATCCGGACCAAG ATGTTCCTTTACCTGTCAGATCTGTCCAGGAAGGACCGAAGAATTGTCAgcaaaaaatataacatttatttttg GAACATCGTTACCATTGCTGTGTTTTATGCGCTGCCTGTGATCCAGCTGGTTATCACCTACCAGACA ATAGTCAATGTCACTGGTAACCAGGACATCTGCTACTACAACTTCCTCTGTGCTCACCCCTGGGGTGTCCTGAG TGCCTTCAACAACATTCTCAGTAACCTGGGCCACATGCTCCTGGGCTGCCTCTTCCTGCTGATAGTCTTGCGCCGGGACATTCTCCATCGAAGAGCCCTGGAAGCCAAGGACATCTTTGCCATG GAGTATGGGATCCCCAAACACTTCGGTCTCTTCTATGCTATGGGCATCGCACTGATGACGGAAGGGGTGCTCAGTGCTTGTTACCATGTCTGCCCTAATTACTCCAACTTCCAATTCG ACACCTCCTTCATGTACATAATCGCCGGCCTCTGCATGCTGAAGCTCTATCAGACCCGCCACCCAGACATCAACGCCAGTGCCTACGCTGCTTACATCTCCTTCGCCCTGGTCATCACGCTCACCGTCCTTGGAGTG GTGTTTGGGAAAAATGACCTGTGGTTGTTCTGGGTCATCTTCTCTGCAATCCATATTCTGGCTTCTCTGGCCCTCAGCACCCAGATCTACTACATGGGTCGTTTCAAGATAG ATGTGTCTGACACAG ATTTGGGGATTTTCCGACGGGCCGCTATGGTGTTCTACACGGACTGCATCCAGCAGTGCAGCCGGCCTCTCTATATG gACAGAATGGTATTGCTCATCATGGGGAATCTGGTTAACTGGTCCTT TGCCCTCTTTGGACTGGTCTATCGACCCAGGGACTTTGCCTCCTACATGCTGGGCATCTTCATCTGTAACCTGCTGCTCTACCTGGCCTTTTACATCATCATGAAG CTTCGCAGCTCCGAGAAGATCCTCCTGATCCCGCTCTTCTGCATCGTCGCCACCGCTGTGGTGTGGGCCGCCGCcctgtattttttcttccagaatcTCAGCAGCTGGGAG GGAACACCAGCCGAATCCCGAGAGAAGAATCGAGAGTGTATCCTGCTGGATTTCTTTGATGACCATGACATCTGGCACTTCCTCTCTGCTACTGCCCTGTTTTTCTCATTCTTG GTTTTGTTAACCCTGGATGATGACCTGGATGTGGTTCGGAGAGACCAGATCCCTGTCTTTTAA